One genomic segment of Gadus chalcogrammus isolate NIFS_2021 chromosome 3, NIFS_Gcha_1.0, whole genome shotgun sequence includes these proteins:
- the gnav1 gene encoding LOW QUALITY PROTEIN: guanine nucleotide binding protein (G protein) alpha v1 (The sequence of the model RefSeq protein was modified relative to this genomic sequence to represent the inferred CDS: deleted 1 base in 1 codon), with product MGQCLGSEVTKEMKTARIHSTRIDQDLYQSAIREMNVVKILLLGESDDSGKSTLVKQLKIIHSNGFSKEELSSFKPTMLDNLLTSMKSVLRWMGELRINLSSSRNEVNADRSDGSTPPRSSSPSEATPSRPSSPSGATPARFFESMRRIAGPAPTETDLLRPRGPAPTETQLRVCGVSPRAPGVWRGAQVWGVGPSCVAWAPGVWRGPQVCGVGPRVMCNRVMWNRVMWNRVMWNRVMCNRVMWNRVMLFRLYEVGGLRTERGPWLGCSQEVRALLFVASLSGYDMTLGEEPNLDRLQESLKLFSSVCNNVLKGESLILFLNKFELFQHKILHSGRHPHLYLPLFTVRRSCWLGGG from the exons ATGGGTCAGTGTCtggggtcggaggtcaccaaGGAGATGAAGACTGCCAGGATCCACAGCACCCGGATCGACCAGGACTTGTACCAAAGCGCCATACGCGAGATGAACGTGGTGAAGATCCTCCTGCTAGGCGAGAGTGATGat AGCGGTAAAAGCACGCTGGTCAAACAGTTGAAGATCATCCACAGCAATGGCTTCTCGAAGGAAGAGCTGAGCAGCTTCaag CCCACCATGCTGGACAACCTCCTCACCTCCATGAAGTCCGTCCTGCGGTGGATGGGCGAGCTGCGCATCAACCTGAGCTCCAGCAGGAACGAG GTGAACGCTGACCGCTCGGACGG GTCCACGCCCCCTcggtcctcctccccttccgaggCCACGCCCTCTcggccctcctccccttctgggGCCACGCCCGCTcg CTTCTTTGAGAGCATGCGTCGCATcgcgggccccgcccccacggAGACAGACCTGCTGCGGCccagaggccccgcccccacggaGACCCAGCTCAGG GTGTGTGGGGTGTCGCCGCGGGCCCCAGGTGTGTGGCGTGGAGCCCAGGTGTGGGGCGTGGGCCCCAGTTGTGTGGCGTGGGCCCCAGGTGTGTGGCGTGGGCCCCAGGTGTGTGGCGTGGGCCCCAG GGTCATGTGCAACAGGGTCATGTGGAACAGGGTCATGTGGAACAGGGTCATGTGGAACAGGGTCATGTGTAACAGGGTCATGTGGAACAGGGTCATGT TGTTCAGGCTGTACGAGGTGGGCGGGCTGCGGACCGAGCGC GGACCGTGGCTGGGCTGCTCCCAGGAGGTCCGGGCGCTTCTGTTCGTGGCGTCGCTCAGCGGCTACGACATgacgctgggggaggagcctaacCTG gaCCGTCTCCAGGAGAGCCTGAAGCTGTTCTCCTCAGTCTGCAACAACGTCTTGAAGGGTGAA TCGCTA ATCTTATTTCTGAACAAGTTCGAACTTTTCCAACACAAGATCCTCCACTCCGGCCGGCACCCGCACCTCTACCTGCCGCTGTTCACAG tCCGGAGGTCctgctggctgggggggggctga
- the npb gene encoding neuropeptide B, which yields MEKSLKFAVVCVGVSLLLSVQPVEAWYKQATGPSYYSVGRASGLLSGIRRSPYVRRSESEETLVDSGETAGNTGEPAGNRQISILKSMAICVKDITPNLKTCELLRDGTGTFQCKAEVFLTLDSLDCLSA from the exons ATGGAGAAGTCCCTGAAGTTCGCCGTGGTGTGCGTCGgagtctctctgctcctctccgtCCAGCCCGTCGAGGCGTGGTACAAGCAGGCCACCGGGCCGAGCTACTACTCGGTGGGCCGAGCCTCGGGTCTGCTCTCCGGGATCAGGAGGTCCCCGTACGTCCGGAGGTCCGAGTCGGAGGAGACTCTGGTGGACAGCGGAGAGACGGCCGGTAACACCGGAGAGCCCGCCGGTAACAGACAGATCTCCATCCTGAAGAGCATG GCTATATGTGTGAAGGACATCACCCCGAACCTGAAGACGTGCGAGCTGCTCCGGGACGGAACCGGAACCTTCCAGTGCAAAGCAGAAGTCTTCCTGACCCTCGACTCTCTGGACTGTTTGTCTGCTTGA